One genomic region from Manis pentadactyla isolate mManPen7 chromosome 12, mManPen7.hap1, whole genome shotgun sequence encodes:
- the HEY2 gene encoding hairy/enhancer-of-split related with YRPW motif protein 2, giving the protein MKRPCEETTSESDMDETIDVGSENNYSGQSTSSVIRSNSPTTTSQIMARKKRRGIIEKRRRDRINNSLSELRRLVPTAFEKQGSAKLEKAEILQMTVDHLKMLQATGGKGYFDAHALAMDFMSIGFRECLTEVARYLSSVEGLDSSDPLRVRLVSHLSTCASQREAAAMTSSLAHHHHPLHPHHWAAAFHHLPAALLQPNGLHTSESAPCRLSTTSEVPPAHGSTLLTATFAHADSALRMPSTGSVTPCVPPLSTSLLSLSATVHAAAAAATAAAHSFPLSFAGAFPMLPPSAAAAVAAATAISPPLSVSATSSPQQTSSGTNSKPYRPWGTEVGAF; this is encoded by the exons GCAAAGTACTAGCTCTGTAATTAGATCGAATTCTCCAACAACAACATCTCAGATTATggcaagaaagaaaaggagaggg ATAATAGAGAAAAGGCGTCGAGATCGGATAAATAACAGTTTATCTGAGTTGAGACGACTGGTGCCAACCGCTTTTGAAAAGCAA ggaTCTGCAAAATTAGAAAAAGCTGAAATATTGCAAATGACAGTGGATCATCTGAAGATGCTGCAGGCAACCGGGGGTAAAG GCTACTTTGACGCACATGCTCTCGCCATGGACTTCATGAGCATTGGATTCCGAGAGTGCTTAACAGAAGTGGCACGGTACCTGAGCTCCGTGGAAGGCCTGGACTCCTCCGACCCCCTGCGGGTGCGACTGGTCTCGCATCTCAGCACGTGCGCCTCGCAGCGGGAGGCGGCGGCCATGACGTCCTCTCtggcccaccaccaccacccgctACACCCGCACCACTGGGCAGCGGCCTTCCACCACCTCCCCGCAGCCCTGCTCCAGCCCAATGGACTCCACACCTCCGAGTCAGCGCCTTGTCGCCTCTCCACAACCTCAGAAGTGCCTCCTGCCCATGGGTCCACTCTCCTCACCGCCACATTTGCCCATGCAGATTCTGCCCTTCGGATGCCATCGACGGGTAGTGTCACCCCCTGCGTGCCACCACTCTCCACCTCTCTTTTGTCACTCTCAGCCACTGTCCACGCAGCAGCGGCCGCAGCCACTGCAGCCGCACACAGCTTCCCTCTGTCCTTTGCGGGGGCGTTCCCCATGCTCCCGCCAAGCGCAGCAGCCGCGGTGGCAGCCGCTACGGCCATCAGCCCACCCTTATCCGTATCAGCCACGTCCAGTCCTCAGCAGACAAGCAGTGGAACAAACAGTAAACCGTACCGACCCTGGGGGACAGAAGTGGGAGCTTTTTAA